A window of the Henckelia pumila isolate YLH828 chromosome 3, ASM3356847v2, whole genome shotgun sequence genome harbors these coding sequences:
- the LOC140887063 gene encoding U-box domain-containing protein 35-like, producing the protein MSNQRGNGDKKQEMVAVAIDKDKSSQAALKWAADHFLGKGKTVILLHVKQKSPSGTPVGNHSSFSDNEDVSKGSKVPFDNQTKELFLPFRCFCNRKDIKVSEVLLEDTDVSRALCDFVRNNSIENLVLGASVRTGFNRFKTIDIPGNVTKGAPEFCTVYVIAKGKILTVKSASISSASKEAPRQMQNSSNPPGSTDPRSTQVNGARGGAYVDRSSFAAKTSGVDNTDSIKSPFMRGKAVNRSSYGEISLPDTDISFVSSSRPSNDRMLYALDHDTNLPPRLSSGSDPENSMNFGSQISVSKSSDGGSSFGVFSSSSLESGNHPWSGSQNLDDVEAEMRRLKQELRQTMDMYSSACKEAFTAKQKALELHRWKVEEEQKLEEARHAEEAALAIAEREKQKCRAAIEKAEAAQRIAEFEAQKRINAEMKALREAEEKKKVLDKLAQNDVRYRKYSIEEIEAATDYFSESRKIGEGGYGPVYKCYLDHTQVAIKVLRQDAAQGRSQFQQEVEVLSCIRHPNMVLLLGACPEYGCLVYECMVNGSLEDCLFRRGNSPALSWQLRFRISAEIATGLLFLHQTKPEPLVHRDLKPANILLDRNFVSKISDVGLARLVPPSVADTVTQYHMTSAAGTFCYIDPEYQQTGMLGTKSDIYSLGVMLLQIITAKPPMGLTHHVERAIEKGTFADMLDPAVPDWPVEEALGFAKIALKCAELRRKDRPDLGTMVLPELNRLRALAEESMPTMSMATTPRITPSSRETYSHVPESQKLYSNSEGIRGRTMTGYIPENRNLGTNET; encoded by the exons ATGTCGAATCAAAGAGGGAATGGAGACAAGAAGCAAGAAATGGTTGCCGTCGCCATCGACAAAGATAAAAGCAGCCAAGCTGCCTTGAAATGGGCTGCTGATCATTTCCTAGGCAAAGGCAAAACTGTCATTCTCCTCCATGTCAAACAGAAATCTCCGTCCGGTACTCCCG TAGGAAACCATTCTAGTTTCTCAGACAACGAAGACGTTTCGAAAGGGAGCAAAGTTCCATTCGACAACCAGACCAAGGAGCTTTTCCTTCCCTTCCGTTGCTTCTGCAACCGCAAGGAC ATAAAAGTGAGTGAAGTTTTACTAGAAGACACAGATGTAAGTAGAGCTCTTTGTGACTTTGTGAGGAACAATTCAATAGAGAACTTGGTGCTTGGTGCCAGTGTCAGAACTGGTTTTAACAG ATTCAAAACAATTGATATTCCGGGAAATGTTACCAAAGGAGCACCCGAGTTTTGCACTGTATATGTCATTGCTAAAGGGAAAATACTAACCGTCAAGTCGGCCTCGATAAGTTCAGCTTCGAAAGAAGCTCCTCGCCAGATGCAGAATTCGTCTAACCCTCCTGGTTCGACTGATCCACGGTCAACGCAAGTTAATGGGGCACGAG GAGGTGCCTATGTCGATAGGTCATCTTTTGCGGCTAAGACAAGTGGAGTGGATAACACAGATTCAATCAA GTCACCATTTATGAGAGGAAAAGCTGTGAATAGATCATCATACGGGGAAATATCTCTGCCCGATACGGACATATCGTTTGTGAGCTCGAGCAGGCCGAGCAACGACCGAATGTTGTATGCATTGGATCACGATACCAATCTACCCCCTCGCCTGTCAAGCGGGTCGGACCCAGAAAACTCGATGAACTTCGGATCCCAAATCTCCGTCTCCAAATCCTCCGATGGAGGCAGCAGTTTCGGAGTCTTCTCTTCGAGCTCACTGGAAAGTGGGAACCATCCTTGGTCAGGATCTCAAAACTTG GATGATGTAGAAGCAGAGATGAGAAGGCTGAAACAGGAGTTGAGACAGACAATGGACATGTACAGCTCAGCTTGCAAGGAAGCATTCACTGCTAAACAGAAG GCACTCGAGCTTCATCGGTGGAAAGTGGAAGAAGAACAAAAACTCGAAGAAGCACGACATGCAGAGGAAGCAGCATTAGCCATTGCAGAGAGAGAGAAGCAAAAATGTCGGGCGGCTATTGAGAAAGCCGAAGCGGCTCAAAGAATAGCCGAATTCGAGGCGCAGAAAAGAATCAACGCTGAAATGAAAGCACTCAGAGAAGCAGAGGAGAAGAAGAAAGTACTTGATAAGTTGGCACAGAACGATGTTCGGTATCGAAAATACTCCATCGAGGAGATTGAAGCTGCCACTGATTATTTCTCGGAGTCTCGTAAAATCGGAGAAGGTGGATACGGGCCGGTTTACAAGTGCTACTTGGATCATACACAGGTTGCCATAAAGGTTCTTCGGCAAGATGCTGCACAAGGAAGATCACAATTCCAACAAGAG GTCGAAGTTCTGAGTTGCATTCGGCATCCGAACATGGTGCTGCTCCTAGGAGCATGTCCCGAATACGGGTGTCTCGTGTACGAGTGCATGGTAAACGGCAGCTTGGAGGATTGCCTCTTCCGACGGGGGAACTCTCCAGCTCTCTCGTGGCAACTCCGATTCCGAATCTCAGCAGAAATCGCAACCGGCCTCCTTTTTCTCCACCAGACCAAGCCTGAGCCACTGGTGCACAGAGACCTCAAACCGGCCAACATTTTACTCGACCGCAACTTCGTCAGCAAGATCAGCGACGTCGGCTTGGCTCGACTCGTCCCACCGTCCGTGGCCGACACGGTCACGCAATATCACATGACATCTGCTGCTGGAACGTTCTGTTACATCGACCCAGAGTATCAGCAGACAGGCATGTTGGGCACGAAATCCGACATTTACTCCCTCGGAGTAATGCTACTTCAGATCATAACAGCCAAGCCGCCTATGGGTCTGACTCATCACGTCGAAAGGGCTATCGAGAAGGGGACGTTCGCAGACATGCTCGACCCTGCGGTCCCCGATTGGCCAGTAGAAGAGGCATTGGGCTTTGCAAAGATAGCACTCAAGTGCGCAGAATTGAGGCGCAAAGATAGACCTGATCTTGGAACCATGGTGTTGCCCGAGCTCAACAGATTACGAGCACTAGCCGAGGAATCGATGCCGACTATGTCCATGGCTACAACTCCAAGAATCACCCCAAGTTCAAGAGAGACTTATTCTCAT GTGCCTGAATCTCAGAAGCTCTACTCAAATAGTGAAGGCATACGAGGACGTACAATGACAGGATATATTCCAGAAAATAGAAATTTGGGAACAAATGAAACTTAG